Proteins from one Mus caroli chromosome 3, CAROLI_EIJ_v1.1, whole genome shotgun sequence genomic window:
- the Fabp12 gene encoding fatty acid-binding protein 12 has protein sequence MVDQLQGTWKSVSCDNFENYMKELGVGRASRKLGCLAKPTVTISTDGDLITIKTKSIFKNKEISFKLGEDFEEITPSGRKSKSTVILDNDSLVQVQDWDGKEATICRRLVDGKMVVESAVNNVTCTRTYQRV, from the exons ATGGTGGACCAGCTTCAAGGAACATGGAAGTCTGTTTCTTGTGACAATTTTGAAAACTACATGAAGGAATTGG GAGTAGGAAGAGCCAGCAGGAAACTGGGCTGTCTGGCAAAGCCCACTGTGACCATCAGCACAGATGGAGATCTTATCACCATCAAAACCAaaagcatctttaaaaacaagGAGATTTCCTTCAAGCTGGGAGAGGATTTTGAGGAAATCACACCAAGTGGCCGCAAAAGCAAG AGTACAGTAATCTTAGATAATGACTCCTTGGTTCAAGTCCAGGACTGGGATGGCAAGGAAGCCACCATCTGCAGGAGACTGGTAGATGGGAAAATGGTGGTG GAAAGTGCAGTGAATAATGTCACCTGTACCCGAACATACCAGAGAGTTTAA